One Cedecea neteri DNA segment encodes these proteins:
- a CDS encoding diaminobutyrate--2-oxoglutarate transaminase: MMTDKVRIDTLDAKSANATNETYLARQAEFESNVRSYPRKLPFAIAKAQGAWIIDVEGNRYLDCLAGAGTLALGHNHPDILQSIQNVITSGLPLHTLDLTTPLKDEFSEYLLSLLPSQGKEYCLQFCGPSGADAVEAAIKLAKKHTGRSGVISFSGGYHGMTHGALSVTGNLSPKAAINGLMPEVQFLPYPHEYRCPLGIGGDAGVKALTYYFDNLINDVESGVRKPAAVILEAVQGEGGVNPAPAEWLQRIRKVTKEHGIVLIIDEVQAGFARTGKLFAYEHAGIEPDIIVMSKAVGGGLPLAVLGLRKEIDAWEPGHHTGTFRGNQLAMATGLTTLKYLKDNKVADKVAAQGEWLKGKLYDLQKRYPAIGHVRGLGLMLGIEIVKPEEAQDHMGCYPADGALSALIQKKCFEAGLILERGGRNGCVLRLLPSLLISDDELEIFLSKFEKALLAAGAKAV, from the coding sequence ATGATGACGGATAAAGTCCGTATTGATACTTTAGATGCAAAATCTGCAAACGCTACCAACGAAACCTATTTGGCACGACAGGCTGAATTCGAATCGAATGTCAGAAGTTACCCGCGCAAATTACCGTTCGCTATAGCCAAAGCCCAGGGCGCCTGGATCATCGACGTTGAAGGTAACCGTTACCTTGACTGTCTGGCCGGTGCGGGCACGTTGGCGCTTGGCCACAACCACCCTGACATCCTGCAAAGCATCCAAAACGTCATTACCAGCGGCTTGCCGTTACATACTTTGGATCTGACTACGCCGTTAAAAGACGAGTTCTCAGAATACCTGCTCTCTTTACTGCCGAGCCAGGGTAAAGAGTACTGCCTGCAGTTCTGCGGCCCATCCGGCGCGGACGCAGTAGAAGCCGCTATCAAGCTGGCTAAGAAACACACCGGCCGCAGCGGCGTAATCAGCTTCTCCGGCGGCTACCACGGGATGACCCACGGCGCGCTGTCCGTGACCGGCAACCTGTCTCCGAAAGCGGCCATCAACGGCCTGATGCCGGAAGTACAGTTCCTGCCATACCCGCACGAATACCGCTGCCCGCTGGGCATTGGCGGCGACGCGGGCGTGAAAGCGCTGACCTATTACTTCGACAACCTGATCAACGACGTTGAAAGCGGCGTGCGCAAACCTGCGGCCGTGATCCTCGAAGCCGTTCAGGGCGAAGGCGGCGTGAACCCGGCTCCTGCCGAGTGGCTGCAGCGCATCCGCAAAGTGACCAAAGAGCATGGCATCGTGCTGATCATCGATGAAGTTCAGGCTGGCTTTGCCCGTACCGGCAAACTGTTCGCCTACGAACACGCTGGCATTGAGCCAGACATCATCGTGATGTCCAAAGCCGTTGGCGGCGGTCTGCCGCTGGCCGTACTGGGCCTGAGAAAAGAGATCGATGCCTGGGAACCAGGTCACCACACCGGCACCTTCCGCGGCAACCAGCTGGCGATGGCGACCGGCCTGACCACCCTGAAGTACCTGAAAGACAACAAAGTCGCTGACAAAGTTGCCGCTCAGGGCGAATGGCTGAAAGGCAAACTGTACGATCTGCAGAAACGCTACCCGGCTATCGGCCACGTTCGCGGCCTGGGCCTGATGCTCGGCATTGAGATCGTGAAGCCAGAAGAAGCACAGGATCACATGGGTTGCTACCCGGCCGACGGCGCGCTGTCTGCCCTGATCCAGAAAAAATGCTTCGAAGCGGGCCTGATTCTGGAGCGCGGTGGCCGTAACGGCTGTGTGCTGCGCCTGCTGCCGTCCCTGCTGATCAGCGACGACGAGCTGGAAATCTTCCTGAGTAAATTTGAAAAAGCCTTGTTAGCCGCTGGCGCAAAAGCTGTCTGA
- the uvrA gene encoding excinuclease ABC subunit UvrA — MDKIEVRGARTHNLKNINLVIPRDKLIVVTGLSGSGKSSLAFDTLYAEGQRRYVESLSAYARQFLSLMEKPDVDHIEGLSPAISIEQKSTSHNPRSTVGTITEIHDYLRLLYARVGEPRCPDHDIPLAAQTVSQMVDNVLAQPEGKRLMLLAPIIKDRKGEHAKTLENLASQGYIRARIDGEVCDLSDPPKLELQKKHTIEVVVDRFKVREDIAQRLAESFETALELSGGSAVVADMDDEKAEELLFSANFACPVCGYSMRELEPRLFSFNNPAGACPTCDGLGVQQYFDPDRVVQNGELSLAGGAIRGWDRRNFYYFTMLRSLADHYKFDVEAPWNELTDAVKKVVLHGSGKETIEFKYMNDRGDTSVRRHPFEGVLHNMERRYKETESSAVREELAKFISNRPCTSCEGTRLRREARHVFVENTALPTISDMSIGHAMEFFQNMKLSGQRAQIAEKVLKEIGDRLKFLVNVGLNYLSLSRSAETLSGGEAQRIRLASQIGAGLVGVMYVLDEPSIGLHQRDNERLLETLIHLRNLGNTVIVVEHDEDAIRAADHIIDIGPGAGVHGGQVVAEGTMKDIIAVPESLTGQFLSGKREIAVPKQRVAADPSKVLKLSGAKGNNLKDVTLTLPVGLFTCITGVSGSGKSTLINDTLFPIAQRQLNGATIVEPAPYREVQGLEHFDKVIDIDQSPIGRTPRSNPATYTGVFTPVRELFAGVPEARSRGYTPGRFSFNVRGGRCEACQGDGVIKVEMHFLPDIYVPCDQCKGKRYNRETLEIKYKGKSIHEVLDMTIEDAREFFDAVPALARKLQTLIDVGLSYIRLGQSATTLSGGEAQRVKLARELSKRGTGQTLYILDEPTTGLHFADIQQLLEVLHQLRDQGNTIVVIEHNLDVIKTADWIVDLGPEGGSGGGEILVSGTPETVATCEASHTARFLKPLLK; from the coding sequence ATGGATAAGATCGAAGTTCGGGGCGCCCGCACCCACAATCTCAAAAATATCAACCTCGTCATCCCGCGCGACAAACTGATTGTTGTCACCGGGCTTTCGGGTTCAGGCAAATCCTCGCTGGCATTCGACACCCTGTACGCAGAAGGGCAGCGCCGCTACGTTGAGTCCCTTTCGGCCTACGCGCGTCAGTTCCTGTCGCTGATGGAGAAGCCGGATGTCGACCATATCGAAGGGTTGTCCCCTGCGATTTCTATTGAACAGAAATCCACATCCCATAACCCGCGTTCCACCGTCGGAACCATTACGGAAATCCATGACTACCTGCGTCTGCTTTACGCCCGCGTAGGCGAACCGCGCTGCCCGGATCACGACATCCCGCTCGCGGCACAAACCGTCAGCCAGATGGTGGATAACGTGCTCGCGCAGCCGGAGGGCAAGCGCCTGATGCTGCTCGCGCCGATCATTAAAGACCGTAAAGGCGAGCACGCCAAAACGCTGGAAAACCTGGCCAGCCAGGGCTATATCCGCGCACGTATCGACGGCGAAGTCTGTGACCTGTCCGATCCGCCAAAATTAGAGCTACAGAAGAAGCACACTATTGAAGTGGTCGTCGACCGCTTTAAAGTGCGTGAAGACATCGCCCAGCGCCTGGCCGAGTCGTTTGAAACCGCGCTGGAGCTGTCCGGCGGGTCTGCGGTTGTCGCCGACATGGACGATGAAAAAGCGGAAGAGCTGCTGTTTTCCGCCAACTTCGCCTGCCCGGTTTGCGGCTACAGCATGCGCGAACTGGAACCGCGCCTGTTCTCCTTTAACAACCCGGCCGGTGCCTGCCCGACCTGCGACGGCCTGGGCGTACAGCAATATTTCGATCCCGATCGCGTGGTACAAAACGGCGAGCTGTCGCTGGCCGGCGGCGCCATCCGCGGCTGGGATCGCCGTAATTTCTACTACTTCACCATGCTGCGCTCGTTGGCCGATCACTATAAGTTCGACGTGGAAGCCCCTTGGAATGAGCTGACCGACGCGGTGAAGAAAGTCGTCCTGCACGGCTCGGGCAAAGAAACTATCGAATTCAAGTACATGAACGACCGCGGGGACACCTCCGTACGCCGCCATCCGTTCGAAGGCGTGCTGCACAACATGGAGCGCCGCTACAAAGAAACCGAATCTTCCGCCGTGCGCGAAGAGCTGGCGAAATTCATCAGCAACCGGCCTTGCACCAGCTGTGAAGGTACGCGTCTGCGCCGTGAAGCGCGCCATGTGTTTGTAGAAAACACCGCGCTGCCAACAATTTCTGACATGAGCATCGGCCATGCGATGGAATTCTTCCAGAACATGAAGCTCAGCGGCCAGCGTGCGCAAATTGCGGAAAAAGTACTGAAAGAGATCGGCGATCGCCTGAAGTTCCTGGTGAACGTCGGCCTGAATTACCTTTCCCTCTCCCGCTCGGCAGAAACGCTGTCCGGCGGTGAAGCCCAGCGTATTCGTCTGGCAAGCCAGATTGGCGCCGGGCTGGTTGGCGTAATGTACGTGCTGGATGAGCCGTCCATCGGCCTGCATCAGCGCGATAACGAGCGCCTGCTGGAAACACTGATTCACCTGCGCAACCTCGGCAACACGGTGATTGTGGTTGAGCACGACGAAGACGCTATTCGCGCCGCCGACCATATTATCGACATTGGTCCAGGCGCGGGCGTGCACGGCGGCCAGGTGGTTGCAGAAGGCACCATGAAAGACATTATCGCGGTGCCGGAGTCCCTGACTGGGCAGTTCCTGAGCGGCAAACGCGAAATTGCGGTGCCGAAACAGCGCGTAGCCGCCGATCCGTCAAAAGTGCTCAAGCTCTCCGGCGCGAAGGGGAACAACCTGAAGGACGTCACGCTGACGCTGCCGGTGGGGCTGTTTACCTGTATTACCGGGGTGTCCGGCTCCGGCAAGTCGACGCTGATTAACGACACGCTGTTCCCGATTGCCCAGCGCCAGCTGAACGGGGCGACGATAGTCGAACCGGCACCGTACCGCGAAGTTCAGGGCCTGGAGCATTTCGATAAGGTCATCGACATCGACCAAAGCCCGATTGGCCGTACGCCACGCTCTAACCCGGCAACCTACACCGGGGTGTTCACCCCCGTGCGCGAGCTGTTTGCTGGCGTACCGGAAGCACGTTCGCGCGGTTATACGCCGGGGCGCTTTAGCTTCAACGTTCGCGGCGGGCGCTGCGAAGCCTGCCAGGGCGACGGTGTAATCAAAGTCGAAATGCACTTCCTGCCGGATATCTACGTGCCGTGCGACCAGTGCAAAGGCAAACGCTATAACCGTGAAACGCTGGAGATTAAGTACAAAGGTAAAAGCATTCACGAAGTGCTGGATATGACCATTGAAGATGCCCGCGAATTCTTCGATGCCGTTCCGGCGCTGGCGCGTAAGCTGCAAACACTGATCGACGTAGGTCTGTCCTATATTCGGCTAGGCCAGTCGGCAACCACGCTGTCAGGCGGTGAAGCACAGCGCGTTAAGCTGGCGCGTGAGCTGTCCAAACGCGGTACCGGCCAGACGCTGTATATCCTCGATGAGCCGACCACCGGCCTGCACTTTGCAGATATCCAGCAGCTGCTGGAAGTGCTGCATCAGCTCAGGGATCAGGGCAATACCATTGTGGTGATTGAACACAACCTCGACGTGATTAAAACCGCAGACTGGATTGTGGACTTAGGGCCGGAAGGCGGCAGCGGCGGCGGCGAGATTCTGGTCTCCGGCACGCCGGAAACCGTCGCCACCTGCGAAGCCTCTCATACCGCGCGTTTCCTCAAGCCACTGCTGAAATAG
- the alr gene encoding alanine racemase, whose amino-acid sequence MQAATVVINRRALRHNLQRLRELAPNSRLVAVVKANAYGHGLLETARTLENADAFGVARLEEALRLREGGITKPVLLLEGFFNAEDLPVIAAQNFQTAIHSIQQLEALEQADLSQPITVWMKLDTGMHRLGVRPEEAEAFYQRLAACKNVSQPVNVVSHFARADEPESDATPRQLDIFNSFTAGKPGQRSIAASGGILLWPDSHMDWVRPGIILYGVSPLEQKPWGEDFGFQPVMSLTSSLIAVRDHKAGEPVGYGGTWTAERDTCLGVVAMGYGDGYPRSAPSGTPVLVNGREVPIVGRVAMDMICVDLGPNAADKPGDGAVLWGEGLPVERIAEYSNVSAYELITRLTSRVTMKYLD is encoded by the coding sequence ATGCAAGCGGCAACCGTCGTCATTAACCGCCGCGCTCTGCGACACAACCTGCAACGCCTGCGCGAACTGGCTCCGAACAGTCGTCTGGTGGCAGTCGTGAAAGCAAACGCCTATGGGCATGGTCTGCTGGAGACCGCCCGCACCTTAGAAAACGCCGATGCTTTCGGCGTGGCCCGGCTCGAAGAAGCCCTGCGCCTGCGAGAGGGCGGCATCACTAAACCCGTTCTGCTGCTGGAAGGGTTTTTCAATGCTGAAGACTTGCCGGTGATTGCCGCCCAGAACTTCCAGACGGCAATCCACAGCATTCAACAGCTGGAAGCGCTGGAGCAGGCCGATCTCAGCCAGCCCATTACCGTCTGGATGAAGCTCGACACCGGGATGCATCGTCTCGGCGTACGCCCGGAAGAAGCAGAAGCCTTCTATCAGCGTCTGGCCGCCTGCAAAAACGTTAGCCAGCCGGTGAACGTGGTGAGCCACTTTGCCCGTGCTGATGAGCCGGAGTCCGATGCCACTCCGCGTCAGCTCGACATATTCAATTCTTTCACTGCAGGCAAGCCGGGGCAGCGTTCTATCGCTGCCTCGGGCGGCATTCTGTTGTGGCCCGACTCGCATATGGACTGGGTTCGCCCCGGTATTATCCTGTACGGCGTTTCGCCGCTGGAACAAAAGCCGTGGGGCGAAGACTTTGGCTTCCAGCCGGTGATGTCTTTAACCTCAAGCCTGATCGCGGTTCGTGACCATAAAGCCGGGGAACCGGTCGGCTACGGCGGAACCTGGACTGCCGAGCGTGACACCTGCCTTGGCGTGGTGGCCATGGGCTACGGCGATGGTTACCCGCGCAGCGCGCCGTCCGGCACGCCGGTATTGGTTAATGGCCGCGAAGTGCCTATCGTGGGACGCGTTGCCATGGACATGATCTGTGTCGATTTAGGGCCGAACGCCGCCGATAAACCGGGCGATGGCGCGGTGCTGTGGGGCGAAGGTTTGCCAGTCGAACGCATCGCCGAATATTCGAATGTAAGTGCTTACGAACTTATCACTCGCCTGACTTCAAGGGTCACAATGAAGTATCTGGACTGA
- the ssb1 gene encoding single-stranded DNA-binding protein SSB1, which produces MASRGVNKVILVGNLGQDPEVRYMPNGGAVANITLATSESWRDKQTGETKEKTEWHRVVLFGKLAEVAGEYLRKGSQVYIEGALQTRKWTDQAGVEKYTTEVVVNVGGTMQMLGGRQGGGAPAGGNGGQQQGGWGQPQQPQGGNQFSGGAQSRPQQQSAPAPSNEPPMDFDDDIPF; this is translated from the coding sequence ATGGCCAGCAGAGGCGTAAACAAGGTGATTCTCGTTGGGAATCTGGGTCAGGACCCGGAAGTACGCTATATGCCAAATGGGGGCGCTGTCGCCAACATTACACTGGCCACGTCAGAGTCCTGGCGTGATAAGCAAACCGGCGAAACCAAAGAAAAAACCGAGTGGCACCGCGTTGTGCTGTTCGGAAAACTGGCCGAAGTTGCCGGTGAATACCTGCGTAAAGGCTCTCAGGTTTACATCGAAGGCGCACTGCAAACCCGTAAATGGACTGACCAGGCTGGCGTAGAAAAATACACTACCGAAGTCGTGGTTAACGTGGGCGGCACCATGCAGATGCTCGGCGGCCGTCAGGGCGGCGGCGCACCGGCTGGCGGCAACGGCGGCCAGCAGCAGGGCGGTTGGGGTCAGCCTCAGCAGCCTCAGGGTGGCAACCAGTTCAGCGGCGGCGCGCAGTCTCGCCCGCAGCAGCAGAGCGCACCAGCGCCATCTAACGAACCGCCAATGGATTTCGACGACGATATCCCGTTCTGA
- a CDS encoding alpha/beta hydrolase has product MTDKIDGVLRPGHIIPFPDSISDEAQAALRRQVDEHGVPHNARFAMPSHTDGEAWKQIQATSAAWYAAAMKPRPASGESEPQTLHIEQATVHIATPDALASEHHVLVDLHGGAFTFGGGEACKASASTQAGQYGLRCYSIDYRMPPEHPYPAALDDCLATYRYLLERYAPENIVIAGRSAGGNLAAAMVLRARDEGLPLPGALVLLSPEADLTESGDSFQVNQLVDVVLPGSLRENNLLYAAGAELTHPYLSPLFGDFTRGFPATLIQSGTRDLFLSNAVRLHRALRKANVEAELHVFEAMPHGGFMGAPEDKELVEEVAKFIRRQLRLENSKQ; this is encoded by the coding sequence ATGACAGACAAAATTGATGGCGTTCTGCGCCCCGGGCACATTATCCCGTTCCCTGATTCCATCAGCGATGAGGCGCAGGCCGCTCTGCGTCGCCAGGTTGATGAGCATGGCGTGCCTCACAATGCGCGCTTTGCGATGCCATCCCACACCGATGGCGAAGCCTGGAAGCAGATTCAAGCCACTTCGGCGGCCTGGTATGCGGCAGCGATGAAGCCCCGGCCAGCGAGCGGCGAGTCGGAACCACAAACGCTGCACATTGAGCAGGCTACGGTGCATATTGCCACTCCAGACGCGCTGGCTTCGGAACATCACGTTCTGGTGGATCTCCACGGCGGGGCGTTTACCTTTGGCGGTGGCGAAGCCTGCAAGGCCAGTGCCAGCACCCAGGCTGGGCAGTATGGACTCCGTTGCTACAGCATCGATTACCGAATGCCGCCTGAGCATCCTTATCCGGCCGCGCTGGATGATTGCCTGGCCACATACCGTTACCTGCTGGAGCGCTATGCCCCGGAAAATATCGTGATTGCCGGGCGTTCGGCGGGCGGTAATCTGGCCGCTGCGATGGTGCTGCGGGCGCGCGATGAAGGGTTGCCGTTGCCGGGCGCGTTAGTGCTGTTGTCCCCGGAGGCAGACCTGACCGAGTCCGGCGACAGTTTCCAGGTGAACCAGCTTGTGGACGTGGTGCTACCGGGGTCGTTGAGGGAAAACAACCTGCTTTATGCCGCAGGCGCTGAGTTAACGCATCCTTACCTTTCGCCGCTGTTTGGCGATTTTACCCGTGGTTTCCCGGCAACATTGATTCAAAGCGGTACGCGGGATTTATTCCTGTCGAATGCGGTGAGGCTGCATCGGGCGTTGAGAAAGGCGAACGTCGAAGCCGAGCTGCACGTCTTTGAGGCGATGCCGCACGGTGGATTTATGGGGGCGCCTGAAGACAAAGAGCTGGTTGAAGAAGTGGCGAAATTTATTCGTCGACAGCTCAGGCTGGAGAACTCAAAGCAATAA
- a CDS encoding MmcQ/YjbR family DNA-binding protein: MTHSDLLEYCMKKPGAEQSVHSDWKATQIKVGDVLFAMVHAENQRPAVSLKATPDLAELLRQQHQDVFPSAHLNKAHWSTLYLDGSLPGSQIYYLVDASYQQAVTLLPEQVRQQLSV, from the coding sequence ATGACCCATTCGGATCTTTTAGAATACTGCATGAAAAAACCCGGCGCAGAGCAGAGCGTGCACAGCGACTGGAAGGCCACGCAAATCAAAGTCGGCGATGTGCTATTTGCCATGGTGCATGCGGAGAACCAGCGTCCGGCTGTCTCCCTCAAAGCCACGCCCGATCTGGCAGAGCTTCTGCGCCAGCAGCATCAGGACGTCTTCCCCAGCGCCCATTTGAATAAGGCGCACTGGAGCACGCTTTACCTGGACGGATCGCTGCCCGGTTCGCAAATTTACTATCTGGTGGATGCTTCGTATCAGCAGGCGGTGACATTGCTGCCTGAGCAGGTCAGGCAGCAATTGTCGGTTTGA
- a CDS encoding amino acid aminotransferase, translating to MFQKVDAYAGDPILSLMERFKVDPRSDKVNLSIGLYYNEDGVIPQLQAVAEAEARLNAQPHGASLYLPMEGLNGYRSAIAPLLFGANHPALLEGRIATVQTLGGSGALKIGADFLKTYFPDSQVWVSDPTWENHVAIFEGAGFTVNTYPWFDSETNGVRFEALLEKLNTLPELSVVLLHPCCHNPTGSDLTDGQWDAVTEILKARNLIPFLDIAYQGFGAGMEQDAYAIRAIASSGQPMLVSNSFSKIFSLYGERVGGLSVVCEDSDAAGRVLGQLKATVRRNYSSPPNFGAQVVATVLNDEKLKASWIAEVETMRVRILEMRQVLVEVLTKAVSGRNFDYLVKQRGMFSYTGLSAAQADRLRDEFGIYLLASGRICVAGLNHSNVQRVAQAFAAVM from the coding sequence GTGTTTCAAAAAGTTGACGCCTATGCTGGCGACCCGATCCTTTCCCTCATGGAACGCTTTAAAGTCGATCCGCGCAGCGACAAGGTTAACCTCAGCATTGGCCTCTATTACAATGAAGACGGGGTGATCCCGCAGTTACAGGCCGTGGCAGAAGCAGAAGCTCGCCTGAACGCACAGCCTCACGGCGCCTCTCTCTACTTACCAATGGAAGGCCTGAACGGCTACCGCAGCGCTATTGCGCCGCTGCTGTTTGGCGCCAATCATCCAGCGTTGCTGGAAGGCCGCATTGCTACCGTGCAAACGCTCGGGGGTTCCGGTGCCTTAAAAATCGGCGCTGATTTCCTGAAAACCTATTTCCCTGATTCACAGGTGTGGGTCAGCGATCCTACCTGGGAAAACCATGTCGCCATCTTTGAAGGCGCGGGTTTCACCGTGAATACTTACCCGTGGTTCGACAGCGAAACCAACGGCGTGCGCTTTGAGGCGCTGCTGGAAAAACTGAATACGCTGCCTGAACTTAGCGTCGTGCTGCTGCACCCTTGCTGTCACAACCCAACCGGCTCCGACCTCACTGACGGCCAGTGGGATGCCGTCACGGAAATTCTTAAAGCACGCAATCTGATCCCGTTCCTCGACATCGCCTATCAGGGCTTTGGTGCAGGGATGGAACAGGATGCCTATGCCATCCGCGCCATAGCCTCCTCCGGGCAGCCGATGCTGGTCAGCAACTCTTTCTCTAAAATCTTCTCCCTGTACGGTGAGCGCGTAGGTGGGCTTTCCGTGGTTTGCGAAGACAGCGATGCTGCAGGGCGCGTACTGGGCCAGCTCAAAGCTACCGTGCGCCGCAACTACTCCAGCCCGCCGAACTTTGGGGCACAGGTTGTGGCGACCGTCCTGAATGACGAGAAGCTGAAAGCGAGCTGGATTGCCGAAGTGGAAACCATGCGCGTGCGTATTCTGGAAATGCGCCAGGTGTTGGTGGAAGTGCTGACCAAAGCCGTGTCGGGGCGTAACTTTGACTACCTGGTGAAGCAGCGCGGCATGTTTAGTTACACCGGGTTAAGTGCGGCTCAGGCCGACCGCCTGCGTGATGAGTTTGGTATTTACCTGCTTGCCAGCGGTCGTATCTGTGTTGCCGGGCTTAACCACAGCAACGTCCAGCGCGTGGCGCAGGCGTTCGCCGCAGTAATGTAA
- a CDS encoding pyridoxal phosphate-dependent decarboxylase family protein, translating to MSRSNPILASSAQSIEEYQQAIAQTSQAVVEWLQQPQMYQGKTVAELKERIQLDFNPQGLGNQVAIERAIEYFLKDSLLVHHPQCVAHLHCPSLVVSQAAEVLINATNQSMDSWDQSPSATIIEMKLIEWLRAQVGYQPGDAGVFTSGGTQSNLMGLMLARDAYFARQGHSVQQDGLTGDIRKIRVLCSENAHFSVQKNMALMGMGYQSVTLVKTDEFARMDVTDLAAKIAQAKANGEQIMAIVATAGTTDAGAIDPLSDIAKLAAEHQIWVHVDAAWGGALLLSEKYRDYLNGLELVDSVTLDFHKQFFQTISCGAFLLKDARHYELMRYQAAYLNSEFDEEQGVPNLVSKSLQTTRRFDALKLWMGLEALGQKQYAEIIDHGVTMAKNVAAYVADHAALELVMQPQLASVLFRFRPASLAGRSDAEIALLNQKIGDALLESGRANVGVTEHNGVTCLKLTLLNPTVTLEDVKVLLALVEKTAEPLLNA from the coding sequence ATGTCCCGATCTAACCCGATTCTGGCCTCCTCTGCCCAGAGCATTGAGGAATACCAGCAGGCGATCGCCCAGACCAGCCAGGCCGTAGTGGAATGGCTGCAGCAGCCCCAGATGTACCAGGGCAAAACCGTCGCCGAGCTGAAAGAACGTATTCAGCTCGACTTCAATCCACAGGGCCTGGGCAACCAGGTCGCGATTGAACGCGCGATTGAGTATTTCTTAAAAGACAGCCTGCTGGTGCATCACCCGCAGTGCGTGGCGCACCTGCACTGCCCAAGCCTGGTGGTTAGCCAGGCCGCAGAAGTGCTGATCAACGCCACCAACCAGAGCATGGACTCCTGGGACCAAAGCCCGTCGGCGACCATCATTGAGATGAAGCTGATCGAATGGCTGCGCGCTCAGGTCGGTTACCAGCCTGGCGATGCGGGCGTGTTCACCAGCGGCGGGACTCAGAGCAACCTGATGGGCCTGATGCTGGCGCGTGACGCTTACTTTGCGCGTCAGGGCCACTCTGTCCAGCAGGACGGCCTGACCGGTGATATCCGCAAAATCAGAGTGCTGTGCTCTGAAAATGCCCACTTCTCCGTGCAGAAAAACATGGCGCTGATGGGCATGGGCTATCAGTCAGTCACGCTGGTGAAAACCGATGAGTTTGCCCGCATGGACGTTACCGACCTGGCGGCTAAAATCGCCCAGGCGAAAGCGAACGGCGAGCAGATCATGGCTATCGTCGCCACTGCCGGTACGACCGATGCAGGCGCTATCGACCCGCTGAGCGACATCGCGAAGCTGGCCGCAGAGCACCAGATTTGGGTCCACGTTGATGCAGCCTGGGGCGGCGCGCTGCTGCTCTCCGAGAAGTATCGCGACTACCTGAACGGCCTGGAGCTGGTGGATTCCGTTACCCTGGACTTCCACAAGCAGTTCTTCCAGACCATCAGCTGCGGCGCGTTCCTGCTGAAAGATGCTCGCCACTACGAGCTGATGCGCTACCAGGCGGCCTACCTGAACTCCGAGTTCGACGAAGAGCAAGGCGTACCGAACCTGGTGTCCAAGTCGCTGCAGACCACCCGCCGCTTTGACGCTCTGAAGCTGTGGATGGGCCTGGAAGCGCTGGGCCAGAAGCAGTACGCTGAAATCATCGATCACGGCGTGACCATGGCGAAGAATGTGGCGGCCTATGTGGCTGACCACGCTGCTCTGGAGCTGGTGATGCAGCCTCAGCTGGCAAGCGTGCTGTTCCGCTTCCGTCCTGCAAGCCTGGCTGGCCGCAGCGATGCGGAAATCGCGCTGCTGAACCAGAAAATCGGCGATGCGCTGCTGGAATCTGGCCGCGCGAACGTTGGCGTGACAGAGCATAACGGCGTGACCTGCCTGAAGCTGACCCTGCTGAACCCAACCGTCACCCTGGAGGATGTCAAAGTCCTGCTGGCGCTGGTGGAGAAAACTGCAGAGCCGCTGCTGAACGCGTAA
- the aphA gene encoding acid phosphatase AphA: MRKIALALSAVCLLAGFNHAALATESAPAPLNPGVTVAQLAQQVPIHWVSVAQIENSLLGRAPIAVGFDIDDTVLFSSPGFYRGQKEFSPGKQDYLKNPAFWEKMNNGWDDFSMPKEVAKSLITMHLKRGDSVYFVTGRSQTKTETVTKTLQSDFLIPEPSVNPVIFAGDKEGQNTKTQWLKEKKIKIFYGDSDNDITAAQDVGARGIRILRASNSSYQPLPKAGSFGEEVIVNSEY; this comes from the coding sequence ATGCGTAAGATCGCTCTGGCACTCAGTGCCGTCTGCCTGCTGGCAGGCTTCAATCATGCCGCTTTGGCAACCGAATCCGCACCCGCTCCGCTGAATCCTGGCGTCACCGTGGCACAGCTGGCGCAGCAGGTGCCAATCCACTGGGTTTCCGTGGCACAAATTGAAAACAGTCTGCTTGGCCGGGCGCCTATCGCCGTTGGGTTTGATATCGACGATACCGTGCTGTTTTCCAGCCCGGGCTTTTATCGCGGGCAAAAAGAGTTTTCTCCAGGCAAGCAGGACTACCTGAAAAACCCGGCATTCTGGGAAAAGATGAACAACGGCTGGGATGACTTCAGCATGCCGAAAGAGGTGGCAAAAAGCCTGATCACCATGCACCTCAAGCGCGGCGACAGCGTGTACTTTGTCACCGGGCGCAGCCAGACCAAAACTGAAACCGTCACCAAAACCCTGCAAAGTGATTTCCTGATCCCGGAGCCGAGCGTCAATCCGGTGATCTTTGCCGGCGATAAAGAAGGCCAGAACACCAAAACGCAGTGGTTGAAAGAGAAGAAAATCAAAATCTTCTACGGCGACTCAGACAACGACATCACCGCAGCCCAGGACGTCGGCGCGCGCGGGATCCGTATTCTGCGAGCTTCAAACTCGAGCTACCAGCCGCTGCCGAAAGCAGGCTCGTTTGGCGAAGAAGTTATCGTCAACTCCGAGTACTGA